In Drosophila bipectinata strain 14024-0381.07 chromosome 2R, DbipHiC1v2, whole genome shotgun sequence, one genomic interval encodes:
- the Cyp6a8 gene encoding cytochrome P450 6a8 — protein MELTFILFQVVVALLAIATYFIHRRVTFFKSRGIPHDTPHLLKGNMDGLGRTRTIHQIVQDFYDKYRNSKVPFVGFYFFQKPAAFILDLELAKHILIKDFSNFSDKGLFYNEKDDPISAHLFNLDGPQWRTLRNKLSSTFTSGKMKFMFPTVVSVADEFMTVMHEKVQQKPVLEIRDLVSRFTVDVIGTCAFGLQCNSLRDEKAEFLQFGKRALVDRRHGSLLTGLMMSYPKLARKMGLIKTATHIQEFYRRIVTETVTYREKEGIRRNDFMDMLIDMKNRNEVTLDNGEVVKGLTMDEVLAQAFVFFIAGFETSSSTMGYALYELARHPHIQDKVRAEIEEVLEKYNNELTYESTRDLKYLNLVINETLRLYTIVPMLDRMANKPYVVPGHPKFVIEAGQSIIIPSSAIHHDPDIYPDPYAFRPERFTPEESANRPAVAWLPFGDGPRNCIGLRFGQMQARIGLTYLIKNFKFSTCPQTPDPLVYDPRSTALSVPEGIHLKIQKV, from the exons ATGGAATTGACTTTCATACTCTTCCAAGTCGTAGTCGCTCTTCTAGCGATTGCCACCTACTTCATCCATCGCAGAGTTACATTCTTCAAAAGTCGTGGCATTCCCCATGATACTCCGCATCTTCTGAAGGGAAATATGGATGGTCTAGGCCGCACCAGAACCATACACCAGATCGTCCAGGACTTCTATGACAAGTACCGGAACTCTAAAGTGCCCTTTGTCGGTTTCTACTTCTTCCAAAAGCCAGCCGCTTTTATTTTGGACCTGGAACTAGCCAAGCACATCCTGATCAAGGACTTCTCCAACTTCTCCGACAAGGGACTGTTCTACAATGAGAAGGACGACCCCATTTCAGCACATCTCTTCAATCTGGATGGTCCCCAGTGGCGGACACTTCGCAACAAGTTGTCTTCGACGTTCACTTCCGGAAAGATGAAGTTCATGTTCCCCACAGTTGTGTCCGTGGCTGATGAGTTTATGACGGTGATGCACGAAAAGGTTCAGCAGAAGCCTGTCCTGGAGATCCGTGACCTCGTATCTCGGTTCACAGTTGATGTGATCGGCACCTGTGCCTTTGGACTTCAGTGCAACAGCCTCCGGGATGAGAAGGcagagttcctgcagtttggAAAGCGAGCTTTGGTGGACAGACGACATGGTTCCCTGCTGACGGGACTAATGATGAGCTATCCCAAGTTGGCCCGAAAAATGGGTCTCATAAAAACGGCTACGCATATTCAAGAGTTCTACCGTCGGATTGTGACGGAGACAGTGACATATCGCGAAAAGGAAGGGATTCGTCGGAATGACTTCATGGACATGCTGATCGACATGAAGAACAGGAATGAGGTTACCTTGGACAACGGGGAGGTGGTTAAAGGCCTGACCATGGACGAGGTGCTGGCCCAAGCCTTCGTGTTCTTCATTGCTGGGTTCGAGACCTCTTCATCAACCATGGGCTATGCTTTGTACGAGTTGGCCAGACACCCCCACATCCAAGACAAGGTGAGGGCGGAAATCGAAGAAGTTCTGGAGAAATACAATAATGAACTTACTTATGAGAGCACCAGGGATCTTAAATACCTGAACCTGGTAATAAATG AAACCCTTCGCTTATACACCATTGTGCCCATGTTGGATCGTATGGCCAACAAGCCCTATGTGGTTCCAGGTCACCCAAAGTTTGTTATCGAGGCTGGTCAGTCGATTATCATTCCCTCATCTGCTATTCATCACGACCCGGATATCTATCCGGATCCCTATGCATTCCGACCTGAGAGGTTTACTCCGGAAGAGTCGGCCAACCGTCCCGCCGTTGCTTGGTTGCCATTTGGCGATGGTCCCCGGAACTGCATCGGCCTAAGATTCGGACAGATGCAGGCACGCATTGGACTGACCTATCTGATCAAAAACTTCAAGTTCTCCACCTGCCCCCAAACCCCAGATCCTCTGGTCTACGACCCGCGGTCCACTGCCCTCAGTGTTCCCGAAGGAATTCATCTTAAAATCCAAAAGGTGTGA
- the Cyp317a1 gene encoding probable cytochrome P450 317a1 yields the protein MQNMWIIFLIIGLVVFGLLVLLIIAARYQRDYWRYLNIPHERPKKLWPIIRQIMTQTLSTDSMKAKHYGDIYTKFKGSGPFCGFYALLQPRALILDRELIRQIMIKDFWNFNDRGMYCNQKSDPLSGDLYGLRGESWKEMRQKLDPSFEGDRMSWLYGCLYEEAEQLLLTVSTTLMKQPHSTIHIQKIMRRYVLSALAKCVFGLDAQQRLKYPFETFEQMTEMALNSHKHGYLMNLMMIRFPNFCRLLRFRRTPKPVEEYFLGVLTDIVEQRENSGVQKQDYLQLLVGVKAQELITHKYEADKELKIHLQNELAAHAVVFLKAGYEQTANALSYVLYELARHPEQQTRVREEVKKATERHAGNLSYECIQSLTFLGQVIHETLRMHPITPYIMRRTLNNYPVPDHPKYVLVKELFLIIPTHAIHHDPDVYPDPEEFKPDRWSGPRDSLQEQGTWFGFGVGARSCIGIQFAQIQLKLALALLLSEYEFTLNSRKPLVDLEDGIALTLTPLGVIEPGNEERAV from the coding sequence ATGCAAAACATGTGGATAATTTTCCTGATCATTGGATTGGTGGTTTTCGGACTGCTGGTTCTTCTAATTATAGCGGCGCGGTATCAACGCGATTACTGGCGCTATCTGAACATTCCGCACGAGAGGCCCAAAAAGCTATGGCCCATTATTAGGCAAATAATGACGCAGACCCTGAGCACGGATTCCATGAAGGCGAAGCACTATGGCGACATCTACACCAAGTTCAAGGGCAGCGGTCCGTTCTGTGGCTTCTACGCTTTGCTGCAGCCCCGGGCCTTGATCCTTGATCGGGAGCTGATACGCCAGATCATGATCAAGGACTTTTGGAACTTCAATGATCGCGGCATGTATTGCAACCAAAAGTCGGATCCCCTTTCTGGGGACCTCTATGGCCTGAGGGGCGAGAGCTGGAAGGAGATGCGCCAGAAATTGGATCCCAGTTTCGAGGGGGATCGCATGTCCTGGCTGTATGGGTGCCTGTACGAGGAAGCGGAGCAACTGCTTCTCACCGTCAGCACTACCTTGATGAAGCAGCCTCATTCCACCATTCACATCCAGAAGATCATGCGGCGGTACGTCCTCTCTGCTCTGGCTAAGTGTGTCTTCGGGTTGGACGCCCAGCAGAGGCTCAAGTATCCCTTCGAAACGTTCGAGCAAATGACGGAGATGGCCCTGAATAGTCACAAACACGGTTACCTCATGAACCTGATGATGATCCGGTTTCCGAACTTTTGTCGGCTGTTGCGCTTTCGACGCACTCCCAAGCCGGTGGAGGAGTACTTCCTGGGTGTGTTGACCGATATTGTGGAGCAGCGAGAGAACTCCGGCGTCCAGAAGCAAGACTACCTGCAGCTTCTGGTGGGGGTTAAGGCCCAGGAGCTGATCACCCACAAGTACGAGGCGGACAAGGAGCTAAAGATACATCTTCAGAATGAACTGGCTGCCCATGCGGTTGTCTTTCTCAAGGCAGGATACGAACAGACAGCCAATGCACTATCCTACGTGCTGTATGAGCTGGCCCGACACCCGGAGCAACAGACCAGGGTCCGGGAGGAGGTCAAGAAGGCCACGGAGCGGCACGCTGGCAATCTCAGCTATGAGTGCATCCAGTCGCTGACCTTCTTGGGTCAGGTGATCCACGAAACCCTTCGGATGCACCCCATTACCCCTTATATTATGAGACGTACACTCAACAATTATCCGGTACCGGACCACCCGAAATACGTCCTGGTCAAGGAGCTGTTCCTCATCATTCCCACGCATGCCATACACCATGATCCAGACGTCTACCCGGACCCGGAAGAGTTCAAGCCGGATCGCTGGTCCGGGCCGAGAGACTCTCTGCAGGAGCAGGGCACCTGGTTCGGCTTTGGAGTGGGAGCTCGAAGCTGTATTGGCATTCAGTTTGCCCAAATACAATTGAAGTTGGCTCTGGCCCTGTTACTATCCGAATATGAATTCACCTTGAACTCCCGGAAGCCTCTGGTTGACCTGGAGGATGGAATAGCGTTGACCCTGACGCCCCTGGGTGTGATAGAGCCGGGAAACGAGGAGCGGGCAGTGTAA
- the LOC108133079 gene encoding uncharacterized protein has product MDLTYILFQVAIALLAIVTYIVHRRLTYFKRRGIPYDPPHPVRGNLQGLLKTRGFHEILRDHYNKFREVKAPFVGFYIFQKPAAFVKDQELAKHILIKDFSNFSDKGLFYNEKDDPISAHLFNLDGPQWRLLRSKLSSTFTSGKMKYMYPTVVSVANEFIAVMNEKVQQKSVLDIRDLVARFTVDVIGTCAFGIQCNSLRDEEAEFLHFGKRALVEKRHGPLVLGFMRTYPKLAKKLGFVRTAQPIQDFYRRIVTETVTYREKEKINRNDFMDMLIDMKNKKEVTLDNGEVVKGLTMDEVLAQAFVFFIAGFETSSSTMGYALYELAKNPEVQDKLRAEINDGLVQHNHELTYECIKDLHYLHQVINETLRRYTIVPQLDRMAKNRYVVPGHPNFVIEAGQSVIIPSSAIHLDPEIYPEPYEFRPERFSPEESANRSSVAWLPFGDGPRNCIGLRFGQMQARIGLALLIKNFKFSTCPQTPDPLVYDPKSFVLSVKDGIHLKLEKVIKLTMAVGTVLFIAFLALLVYLLVKIRQTMKYWQNEGIPCEEPDLLMGSLKGLLTKRSFNDVWMGYYKKFRGTGPFAGFYWFRRPAAFVLEPSLAKNILIKDFNKFTDRGFYHNTKDDPLSGQLFLLDGQKWKSMRTKLSPTFTSGKMKYMFPTVIKVGYEFTDVFSEMVDQSSIVEVKELLARFTTDVIGTCAFGIECSSLKDPEAEFRVMGRRSLTEQRLSSMAMGFVNSFPNLARRLGMKTTAEPIEKFFMRIVRETVSFREQNNIRRNDFMDQLIDLKNNPLMKSENGENVNLTIEEVAAQAFVFFTAGFETSSTTMGFALYELAQHQDIQDRVRKELQEVGQKFNGELTYESIKELVYLDQVISETLRLYTVLPVLNRECLEDYVVPENPKYVIKKGMPIIIPAGAMHRDERFYPNPDTFDPDNFSPERVRNRDSVEWLPFGDGPRNCIGMRFGQMQSRIGLALLIKNFKFSVCSQTTIPMKFDKKLFLIGSESGIYLKVERV; this is encoded by the exons ATGGATCTAACATACATTCTCTTCCAAGTGGCGATCGCGCTGTTGGCCATCGTCACCTATATCGTCCATCGACGGTTGACTTACTTCAAACGCCGCGGTATCCCGTACGATCCTCCCCATCCTGTGAGAGGAAACCTTCAGGGACTGTTGAAGACAAGAGGCTTTCACGAAATCTTACGCGATCACTACAACAAGTTCCGGGAGGTCAAAGCCCCTTTTGTGGGTTTCTATATATTCCAAAAACCCGCTGCTTTCGTCAAGGACCAGGAGCTGGCCAAGCACATCCTGATAAAGGACTTTTCCAACTTCTCCGACAAGGGGCTGTTCTACAATGAGAAGGATGACCCCATTTCGGCACATCTCTTCAACCTGGATGGACCCCAGTGGCGGTTACTTCGCAGCAAACTATCATCGACCTTCACTTCTGGGAAAATGAAGTACATGTATCCCACAGTGGTTTCAGTGGCCAACGAATTCATCGCTGTGATGAATGAAAAAGTGCAGCAGAAATCGGTCCTGGACATCCGTGATCTGGTGGCCCGGTTCACGGTGGATGTGATCGGCACCTGTGCTTTTGGCATCCAGTGCAACAGCTTGCGGGATGAGGAGGCCGAGTTCCTGCATTTTGGAAAGCGAGCCCTAGTGGAAAAGCGCCATGGTCCCTTGGTATTGGGATTCATGCGAACCTATCCAAAGTTGGCCAAGAAACTGGGCTTTGTGAGAACTGCCCAACCAATTCAGGACTTTTACCGTCGCATTGTAACGGAGACAGTGACTTATCGCGAAAAGGAAAAGATAAACCGGAATGACTTCATGGACATGCTGATCGACATGAAGAACAAAAAAGAAGTGACCCTGGACAACGGCGAGGTGGTCAAGGGCCTGACCATGGACGAAGTGCTGGCCCAAGCCTTCGTGTTCTTCATTGCTGGGTTCGAGACCTCCTCGTCCACGATGGGCTATGCTTTGTATGAGTTGGCCAAGAACCCCGAGGTCCAAGACAAGCTAAGAGCTGAAATCAACGATGGGCTAGTGCAGCACAATCACGAGCTCACCTACGAGTGCATCAAGGACCTCCACTACCTCCACCAGGTTATAAATG AAACTCTACGTCGGTACACCATTGTTCCCCAACTGGATCGCATGGCAAAAAATCGCTACGTGGTTCCAGGACACCCTAACTTTGTCATCGAAGCCGGCCAATCGGTCATCATTCCCTCATCTGCTATCCACCTCGACCCGGAAATCTACCCCGAGCCTTATGAGTTCCGCCCTGAGAGATTCTCTCCCGAGGAATCGGCCAACAGGTCCTCAGTAGCTTGGCTTCCCTTTGGAGATGGTCCGCGGAACTGCATTGGCCTGAGATTTGGCCAGATGCAGGCGCGCATTGGACTTGCTCTACTCATCAAGAACTTTAAGTTCTCCACCTGCCCCCAAACTCCCGATCCTCTAGTCTACGATCCCAAATCATTTGTGCTCAGCGTAAAGGACGGCATTCACCTTAAACTGGAGAAAGT TATAAAGCTAACCATGGCTGTTGGTACGGTTTTGTTCATTGCGTTTCTGGCGCTTCTTGTCTATCTTTTGGTGAAGATACGCCAAACCATGAAGTATTGGCAGAATGAAGGTATTCCTTGCGAGGAACCGGACCTACTAATGGGAAGCTTAAAGGGATTGCTGACCAAGAGATCGTTTAATGACGTCTGGATGGGTTACTACAAAAAGTTTCGCGGCACCGGGCCCTTTGCCGGATTCTACTGGTTCCGTCGACCTGCGGCCTTTGTTTTGGAGCCATCCCTCGCCAAGAACATTCTCATCAAGGATTTCAACAAGTTCACGGACCGGGGCTTCTACCACAACACCAAGGATGATCCATTATCGGGTCAGTTGTTTCTGCTGGATGGCCAGAAGTGGAAATCAATGCGCACCAAGCTATCACCCACCTTTACCTCCGGAAAAATGAAGTACATGTTTCCTACCGTCATCAAGGTGGGTTATGAGTTTACCGATGTTTTCTCCGAAATGGTGGACCAATCCTCCATCGTTGAGGTCAAGGAGTTGTTGGCCAGATTCACTACAGATGTGATTGGCACCTGTGCCTTTGGCATCGAGTGCAGCAGCCTGAAAGATCCCGAGGCCGAGTTCCGGGTCATGGGTCGTCGATCCTTGACGGAACAACGTCTAAGTTCCATGGCTATGGGATTCGTTAACAGTTTCCCTAATCTTGCTCGACGCCTTGGCATGAAGACTACCGCGGAGCCCATTGAAAAGTTCTTCATGCGCATCGTCCGGGAAACGGTGAGCTTCCGAGAGCAAAACAACATCCGGCGAAATGACTTTATGGATCAGTTGATCGATTTAAAAAACAACCCACTAATGAAATCCGAAAACGGAGAGAATGTCAATCTGACCATTGAAGAGGTGGCAGCTCAGGCATTTGTATTCTTTACTGCTGGTTTTGAGACTTCCTCGACCACAATGGGATTCGCCTTGTACGAGTTAGCCCAGCATCAAGATATTCAGGATCGTGTAAGAAAGGAGTTACAGGAGGTTGGCCAAAAGTTTAATGGAGAGTTAACATACGAGAGCATTAAGGAACTGGTCTATCTCGACCAGGTTATATCTg AAACTCTTCGCTTATACACAGTCCTTCCAGTCCTGAACCGCGAATGCCTTGAGGACTATGTAGTCCCCGAGAATCCCAAGTATGTGATCAAGAAAGGAATGCCTATTATAATCCCCGCCGGAGCAATGCATAGAGACGAGCGATTTTACCCCAACCCTGACACATTTGATCCGGACAACTTCTCTCCAGAACGAGTCAGGAATCGCGACTCTGTTGAATGGCTTCCATTCGGAGATGGCCCCCGCAATTGCATTGGAATGCGTTTTGGCCAAATGCAAAGCCGCATTGGCCTGGCGCTCCTCATCAAGAACTTTAAGTTCTCCGTTTGCAGTCAGACAACTATTCCCATGAAGTTCGATAAAAAATTATTCCTCATAGGCAGTGAATCTGGAATTTATCTTAAGGTGGAACGTGTGTaa
- the LOC108133094 gene encoding cytochrome P450 6a9-like, with amino-acid sequence MGLQLFLVTAIAVLVAYLIHKWRRNLQYWKNLEIPCDKPHFLFGNLTGVATRRSFNDIWSEYYAKYRGTGPFAGFFWFYRPAVFVLDTSLAKLILIKEFNKFTDRGFYHNEEDDPLSGHLFTLDGPKWRTMRHKLSSTFTSGKMKYMFPTIVKVGHEFIDVFGQSVDKEEIVEVKDLLCRFTTDVIGTCAFGIECSSLKDPNAEFRVMGGRSMTEQRHGPLGVAFLSSFPNLSRRLHLKLTAQPIEDFFLRIVRETVAFREENHIRRNDFMDQLIDLKNNQSLKSETGETVSLTIEEMAAQAFVFFAAGFETSSTTMGFALYELAQHQDIQDRAREECREVLRRHNDTLSYESMTELVYLDQIIAETLRLYTVLPVLNRECVEDFTVPDNPKYVIKKGMPVLIPCSAIHRDERFYPNPEVFNPDNFSADRVKERDSVEWLPFGDGPRNCIGMRFGQMQTRIGLALLIKDFKFSVCDKTTIPMEYNKKHYLVASESGIFLQVKRVQ; translated from the exons ATGGGCTTACAGCTTTTCCTAGTCACTGCTATTGCGGTTCTAGTCGCATACCTTATACACAAATGGCGTCGCAATCTACAGTACTGGAAGAACTTAGAGATCCCCTGCGATAAACCGCACTTTTTGTTTGGTAATTTGACGGGCGTGGCAACCAGGCGGTCTTTTAACGACATTTGGTCAGAGTACTACGCAAAGTATAGGGGTACTGGACCTTTTGCCGGTTTCTTTTGGTTTTACAGACCTGCTGTCTTTGTACTGGACACATCCCTGGCCAAGCTCATCCTGATCAAGGAGTTCAACAAGTTTACGGACCGAGGATTCTATCACAACGAGGAAGACGATCCGTTGTCGGGACATCTTTTTACGCTGGATGGTCCAAAATGGAGAACTATGAGACACAAACTGTCATCCACATTTACTTCCGGAAAAATGAAGTACATGTTCCCCACAATAGTGAAGGTGGGTCACGAGTTCATTGATGTCTTTGGCCAGTCGGTGGATAAGGAAGAGATTGTTGAAGTTAAGGACTTGCTCTGCCGATTCACCACGGATGTTATTGGCACATGTGCCTTTGGCATCGAGTGCAGCAGCTTGAAGGATCCCAATGCAGAGTTCCGTGTAATGGGAGGAAGATCCATGACAGAACAACGCCATGGTCCCCTGGGCGTGGCATTTCTTAGCAGTTTTCCGAATCTATCGCGACGATTGCACTTGAAGCTGACGGCCCAGCCCATCGAGGATTTCTTCCTGCGAATAGTCAGGGAAACAGTGGCCTTTAGGGAAGAAAACCATATACGTCGGAACGACTTCATGGACCAGCTAATAGATCTTAAAAACAACCAATCACTCAAATCCGAAACTGGAGAGACTGTCAGCCTGACCATCGAGGAGATGGCAGCCCAggcttttgtattttttgcgGCTGGATTTGAAACCTCTTCGACCACTATGGGATTCGCTTTGTATGAGTTGGCCCAGCATCAGGATATTCAGGATCGAGCTCGGGAAGAGTGCCGGGAGGTGCTTAGAAGACACAATGACACTTTGTCGTATGAAAGCATGACAGAACTAGTCTACCTTGATCAAATAATAGCTG aaACCCTTCGCCTTTATACAGTCCTTCCTGTCCTGAATCGTGAGTGCGTTGAAGATTTTACAGTACCCGACAATCCCAAATATGTGATCAAAAAGGGGATGCCTGTTCTGATACCTTGCAGTGCCATACACCGCGATGAGAGATTCTATCCCAATCCAGAAGTCTTCAATCCGGACAACTTTTCGGCGGATAGGGTCAAGGAGAGAGACTCCGTGGAGTGGCTGCCATTCGGAGATGGTCCTAGGAACTGCATCGGAATGCGATTTGGACAAATGCAAACGCGAATTGGATTGGCTCTGCTAATCAAGGACTTCAAGTTCTCGGTGTGCGATAAGACAACAATACCCATGGAGTACAACAAGAAACACTATCTTGTGGCAAGTGAATCCGGTATTTTTCTACAAGTTAAACGTGTCCAATAA
- the Cyp6a20 gene encoding probable cytochrome P450 6a20, with translation MAVLIALFVAVITLVVWYVHQHFNYWKRRGIPHDTPSIPFGNTKEFMKTKHISLLAGEAYKKYKNKTDGPFVGFYMYFKKFVIPTDIDFVKTVLIREFDKFHDRGIFHNERDDPLSGNLVNIEGQKWKTLRQKLTPTFTSGKMKNMFPTVLVVGDELIKVFDEKISASPDGLEITDLLARFTADVIGSCAFGLDCHSLKDPKAEFVKMGVSAITERRYGRALDLFLFGAPKLAEKLRMKANVQKVEDFYMNIIKDTVDYRVKNNVKRNDFMDMLIEMKLKYDNGNKQDGLTFNEIAAQAFIFFLAGFETSSTTMGFALYELALNQDVQDKLRLEINSVLEKHNGKLSYDVMRELVYMEKVIDETMRKRPVVGHLIRISTQRYEDSNPKYYIEPGTGVLVPSYAIHHDPEFYPEPEKFIPERFDEEQIKQRPACTFLPFGDGPRNCIGLRFGRMQVIVGMALLIRNFKFEVHPTKTQIPLKHRADDILFSAENGIHLKVSKV, from the exons ATGGCCGTTTTGATCGCACTCTTTGTGGCAGTGATCACACTCGTCGTGTGGTACGTGCACCAACATTTCAACTACTGGAAGAGGCGTGGTATTCCACACGATACCCCAAGTATTCCCTTTGGAAACACCAAAGAATTTATGAAAACAAAGCATATATCGCTACTCGCCGGGGAAGCGTacaaaaagtacaaaaacaaGACCGATGGTCcgtttgttggtttttacatgtattttaaaaagtttgttATTCCAACGGATATTGATTTTGTAAAGACTGTGTTGATCCGcgaatttgacaagtttcacGATCGCGGTATCTTCCACAACGAACGCGATGATCCTCTGAGCGGTAATCTAGTGAACATCGAAGGTCAAAAATGGAAGACTCTCCGCCAAAAGTTAACCCCCACATTTACGTCGGGTAAAATGAAGAACATGTTTCCCACTGTGCTGGTTGTGGGCGATGAACTGATTAAGGTTTTCGATGAAAAGATTTCCGCCAGTCCGGATGGATTGGAAATCACTGACCTCCTGGCTCGCTTCACCGCCGATGTCATCGGGAGCTGTGCCTTTGGCTTGGATTGCCATAGTCTGAAGGATCCCAAGGCTGAGTTTGTCAAAATGGGAGTATCTGCCATCACCGAACGCAGATATGGAAGAGCGTTGGACCTCTTCTTGTTCGGAGCTCCAAAACTGGCTGAAAAGCTGCGCATGAAGGCCAATGTCCAAAAGGTCGAGGATTTCTATATGAATATCATCAAGGACACAGTGGATTATCGAGTCAAGAACAATGTGAAGCGTAACGACTTCATGGACATGTTGATCGAGATGAAACTGAAGTACGATAATGGCAACAAACAGGATGGTCTCACATTCAATGAGATTGCCGCCCAGGCCTTCATATTCTTCCTGGCTGGTTTCGAGACGAGCTCCACGACCATGGGATTCGCCCTCTACGAGCTGGCCCTCAATCAGGATGTACAGGATAAGCTGAGACTGGAAATAAACAGTGTTTTAGAGAAACATAATGGAAAACTGAGTTACGATGTCATGCGGGAGCTGGTATATATGGAAAAGGTCATCGATG AAACCATGAGGAAACGCCCCGTGGTTGGTCATTTGATTCGTATTTCAACTCAACGCTACGAGGATAGCAATCCAAAATATTACATTGAACCAGGTACTGGTGTCCTGGTGCCCTCATACGCTATCCACCACGATCCAGAGTTCTATCCGGAGCCGGAGAAGTTTATTCCGGAACGTTTCGACGAGGAGCAGATCAAGCAACGTCCGGCGTGTACCTTCCTACCTTTCGGAGATGGACCTCGCAACTGTATTGGCCTTCGGTTTGGCCGGATGCAGGTGATTGTTGGAATGGCTTTACTCATCCGGAACTTCAAGTTTGAAGTGCACCCCACCAAGACCCAAATTCCTCTCAAACACAGAGCTGACGATATTTTGTTCAGTGCCGAAAATGGCATTCATTTGAAAGTCAGCAAAGTTTGA
- the LOC108133093 gene encoding cytochrome P450 6a9-like, whose translation MLLLLAAGFFYRYSDVMGVQAFLISAVVLLITYLLVRWRRTLNYWKNAGIPCEEPHILLGSLGGVQSKRSFCDIWTDYYKKFRGSGPFAGFYWFQKPAVFVLEPSLAKLILIREFNKFTDRGFYHNTEDDPLSGHLFMLDGQKWKSMRNKLSSTFTSGKMKYMFPTVVKVGHEFTEVFGQTLDKNNIVEVKDLLARFTTDVIGTCAFGIECSSLKDPNAEFRNMGRKAVTDQRHGPLGIAFINSFPNLARRLHMKITKEEVEHFFLRIVRETVSFREQNKIRRNDFMDQLIDLKNSPLTKSETGESVNLTIEQMAAQAFVFFAAGFETSSTTMGFALYELAQHQDIQDRVRKECNEVFGKSSELSYENMKDLVYLDQVLSETLRLYTVLPILNRECLEDYVVPDNPKYVIEKGMPVLIPCGAMHRDEKLYPNPNVFNPDHFLPERVKERDSVEWLPFGDGPRNCIGMRFGQMQARIGLALLIKDFKFSICEETTIPMKYSKETFLISSESGIYLKVERV comes from the exons ATGCTTCTGCTGCTAGCCGCCGGCTTTTTTTATCGCTACTCTGACGTCATGGGAGTCCAGGCTTTCCTCATATCAGCTGTAGTTTTGCTCATCACTTACCTTTTGGTCAGATGGCGGCGCACCTTGAATTACTGGAAAAATGCGGGAATCCCATGCGAAGAGCCCCACATCCTGTTGGGGAGCCTGGGTGGCGTCCAATCCAAGCGATCGTTTTGCGACATTTGGACAGATTACTATAAGAAGTTTCGGGGATCTGGACCCTTTGCCGGCTTCTATTGGTTCCAAAAACCAGCTGTCTTCGTCCTAGAACCTTCGCTGGCCAAACTGATCTTGATTAGAGAGTTTAACAAGTTTACGGATCGTGGCTTTTATCACAACACAGAGGACGATCCATTGTCCGGGCACCTTTTCATGCTGGACGGCCAGAAGTGGAAGTCCATGAGAAACAAACTATCTTCCACGTTTACCTCCGGAAAAATGAAGTACATGTTTCCCACTGTGGTGAAGGTGGGTCACGAGTTCACAGAGGTTTTCGGACAGACCCTGGACAAGAACAATATTGTGGAGGTAAAGGATCTGCTGGCTCGCTTCACCACCGACGTGATTGGCACATGTGCCTTTGGGATCGAGTGCAGCAGTCTTAAGGACCCGAATGCCGAGTTCCGGAATATGGGCCGAAAAGCTGTTACGGACCAGCGGCATGGGCCTCTGGGAATCGCATTCATCAATAGCTTTCCCAACTTGGCCCGACGTCTGCACATGAAGATAACCAAAGAGGAAGTGGAACACTTCTTCCTGCGAATCGTCAGGGAGACGGTCAGTTTCAGGGAGCAGAACAAGATTCGACGCAACGACTTCATGGATCAACTAATAGATCTTAAAAACAGTCCCCTAACCAAATCCGAGACTGGAGAAAGTGTGAACTTGACAATCGAGCAAATGGCAGCTCAGGCATTTGTGTTCTTTGCGGCAGGCTTCGAGACATCATCGACCACCATGGGATTTGCCCTTTACGAGCTGGCCCAGCACCAGGACATCCAAGACCGGGTGCGGAAAGAATGCAACGAGGTCTTTGGCAAAAGCAGCGAGCTTTCATATGAGAATATGAAGGATTTGGTCTATTTAGACCAGGTCTTGTCTG AAACCCTTCGCCTCTATACCGTACTTCCAATCTTGAACCGTGAGTGTCTTGAGGACTATGTGGTTCCGGATAATCCAAAGTACGTCATCGAAAAAGGAATGCCGGTCCTGATTCCCTGTGGAGCCATGCATCGCGATGAGAAATTGTATCCCAATCCTAATGTCTTCAACCCAGACCACTTTCTGCCGGAGAGGGTTAAGGAACGCGATTCCGTGGAATGGCTTCCGTTCGGGGATGGTCCTAGGAACTGCATTGGAATGCGTTTCGGCCAAATGCAAGCCCGCATTGGCCTAGCCCTCCTGATCAAGGACTTTAAATTCTCCATCTGCGAGGAGACTACCATTCCAATGAAGTACAGCAAGGAGACTTTTCTCATTTCAAGTGAATCTGGTATTTACTTAAAAGTGGAACGAGTTTAA